The genomic DNA CGGGCGCGAGCCAGCGCGTAAGGAGGCAGAGCATGGAGAAGCTACCGATTCAGGTCACAGTTAACGGTCGGACGTATACAGCCGAGGTGGAACCGCGTCTCCTGCTTGTCCACTTCATCCGCGACGTGCTCGATCTCACCGGTACGCACATCGGTTGCGATACCACCAGCTGCGGTGCCTGCACGGTGATCTGGAACGGTCGGCCGGTGAAATCCTGTACGGTCTTCGCTGTCCAGGCTGACGGGACGGAGATCCTGACCGTCGAGGGATTGGAGCAGGACGGGCAGCTCCATCCGGTGCAGGAAGGGTTCTGGGAAGAGCACGGCCTCCAGTGCGGCTTCTGCACGCCCGGCATGATGATGACGGCGGTCGCGTTTCTCCAGGAGAACCCCGACCCGACGGAGGAGGAAATCCGCAAAGCGATCTCTGGCAATCTTTGCCGTTGCACCGGCTACGTCAACATCGTGAAGGCGATCCAGTATGCGGCCCGCAAGATGCGCGAGCGAACCGCTGCAGGCGTGGGAGGAGCGTGAGCCATGACGGCGACTGCAGTCCGAGGGATCGGTGTACCGGTCAAGCGGAAGGAAGATCCACGTTTCATCCGCGGCAAGGGAACCTACGTCGACGACATCAAGCTTCCTGGCATGCTCTACATGGACATCGTGCGGAGTCCGTATGCCCATGCTCGCATCAAACGGATCGACGTGTCCAAGGCGTTGGCCATGCCGGGCGTCATCGACGTGATCACCGGGGAAGAGCTGGCCAAGGCGAACCTCGCCTGGATGCCGACGCTGATGGGTGACCGGCAGATGGTGCTGCCGACCGACCGGGTGGTGTACTACGCCCAGGAAGTCGCTGCGGTGATCGCCACCGATCGGTACACGGCGGCCGATGCGGTCCTCGCGGTAGAGGTGGAGTACGAGCCGTTACCGCCGGTCCTGGATCCCTTCGAGGCGCTCAAGCCCGATGCGCCGCTCGTCCGGCCCGATCGCGAGCAGAAGACCAACCACATCTGGCACTGGGAGGCCGGCGACAAGGAAAA from Thermomicrobium sp. 4228-Ro includes the following:
- a CDS encoding (2Fe-2S)-binding protein, with product MEKLPIQVTVNGRTYTAEVEPRLLLVHFIRDVLDLTGTHIGCDTTSCGACTVIWNGRPVKSCTVFAVQADGTEILTVEGLEQDGQLHPVQEGFWEEHGLQCGFCTPGMMMTAVAFLQENPDPTEEEIRKAISGNLCRCTGYVNIVKAIQYAARKMRERTAAGVGGA